The Raphanus sativus cultivar WK10039 chromosome 6, ASM80110v3, whole genome shotgun sequence sequence TAGTTCCATCTCTGCACAATCGGTTAAGTTAGTAAATTGACATGTATGTGAATTGAAATTGGTCAGGAGGTTGTATTTTAATGGCTAGATTGTGTTAACTTACCCAAGGAGTTTTGCTGTGGCTTGGACTATTCTTAGAGGAGCATCATCACCTATGATAAGTTTTCTGAGCCATGTAACCGCGCCGAAGATGAAACCAATAATCTGAAAGGCATCATCACATGTCACATAAGTATATTATCATACTTCATTCTTGGTATGTTTTTCTTAGTTTGTAAATCGAACTTACCGCACCAACTGTAGGTGGTGCACGAAGCTCCTCTAATATCTCATGGAGGAAGTCTACTCCTTTTCTCCAAAACCCTGTCTCTTGTTTAACCAGCTTCTCTTCTGGCGCACCCAGGAGACGGGTCTCGTGATCAGCCTCTAAGTCACTATTAGATGATTTAATTGCTGTTTTCTCAGACTCTTCTATGTCTTTGAATTTCATTGCTGACCCTTTTATAAGTCGGAACGTGTAAGTCCATATGTAGAAACCCCCTAGCTGCACATTTGAGGTTCATTTCTACTTATCTTTTTCTTCATCTCATGTCTCTATCTAGAAACAAGGGAATGTTAACATTACATACCGCCATGGAGAAAGACGCGTAAGAGAGTCCAACGGTTCTGCATACACTTCGGTTACCAAATGGACTCTTGTCCTCGTCGCAGATTGCTGGGACAAGTATGATTGGTAGGTTTCCCATATTTCCTATTTACCAAAATTGTTATAAACTATGCGAGAAGATAATTCGAAAACAGATGTTAAACGATAAAAATAAACTGACACATAAATTAACGTGGTGGTTCCCTGAATCGGCTACATCCACAGATTAAAAGAAGGTTGGATATATTTTGGATTGTATTagatataaaacacacaaaatcatCTGCTAATTACTGTTAACTGAGCCACGCTGAATTCAGTACATAAAATGCACGCATATGTCGTTGATGATGACGTTCATGGTAAAgtccaaataaatattttgtcacatACCTGTAGAACAAGTTGCAACAATAAGACCTTCAAGATAAGGAGGTGGTTTCAGAATCTTGACAACAATCCAACCAAGAATTCCTCCGATTAAGAATGTAAGTCCCATATTCACCGGCATAAAccaccttttttatttttaatcatcaaCAAGAACCCAATTGAAAATTAACAGTTTACTATTTTGTTACCATGATGTAAACAGGGTGTTTTTTTTACCATGAGATCATGTCCTCAAGTGTGACCGTCTGAGCCAGATTTGCAAACATCAGAGCCGGTGCAAATAGTACAAACACCACCTACAGTTTTTGGAGTTCATTAAAAGATAGATAACACACGAATCTTGATTCTTTGATATGTTTTTTGCAGAGATCCAAATATCGGGTCAATATTGGTTTTACCTTGTTCATGGAACTGCGAGCTTCCACAGGGAAGAGCTTGCATCTATCAGTGGCCAAAAAAGCTCCAACAACACTTATGATGAGAACTTGAATCACTGGCATAGAAGCCACCTCCAACAATGACCAAAACCCCATCTTTTgtgaaactttttttctttattgaaaCAATTTTATGGATAACTATGAGTCAAGTGGTCGgattttgtttctcttcttcttcttttgcagTTAATCTGCAGAGAAAACTACAAGCCTGAGAATAGAGAATAGAGAAAAGGTACGAGATaagcaaaatatatatatgtacaataTTTACTTCCTCGTAAAGTTCTGACTCTGACAGAAGGGGTGATAATTGTATTTAAAACTCATAAAACATGCCAGAGTTTCAGTCTTTTGAGCCCTGTGTCCTTGGAGAAGGACTATAGCTTCCTCTACTTCATATGTTGACACTAAATTACTTTTGTTTCCATTCAAAGGTGACTTTTGTTTTGACCACGTTCACAGaaaccaaatatatattgtattactcttctatgttatatatattatttccattttttttttgaccaagactttcattaattttcgatAAGGacagattatatttttttttgtttttatcattaAATCATGTTggagttttaaataaaaaaaattcctacagaaaattaaaaatactatcATAAGCGATACAACTGATTAATGTTTTTTCTTggatttgtaaaaaaaaatttggtaaaaTGATGAAGGCTTTTTCGAAGCTGGtgatattatgttattttaagtaAAATTTTGGCGTTTGAATATAGTGCTGGTGCTGGACATTTGAACGTAATTTATAAGGTGTTGACCCTCTTGAGTCTTGAGGCTGCTGCGTTAAATTATATTTGCCATGTGCTAAAAGGATGGAGAAAGAGTAAAAAGGGATCGAAAATACTGAAgggaatataaaataataaaaaataatgaagaGAAAGAGTAAAAAGggaagaatatatttttttatttaagaaactttacaaaaaaatgagAGGTTCATGTACCATATATTCTTTTATGAACAGTTTTATTTCAAAAAggaagaataatatattttcttgttttagaaatttaaaaacataatcaCATGAGAGATTCATATACcacatatatatcattttatgactaatttaatttttaatatttaaaaattatctcCATGATAAATTACGATGTTAAATACATAAGATATTAATCGGTTGAGAAACTAATTAAACTATGCTATAATAAGTCGGATGATCGAGCTAGTGGTTAAGGTTTAAAGGTTTCTACAAATTACAGAAAATTCAGGTTTTAAGTTTTGGAGAAACaatttattaaacaattatgcATAATGCAAGAAAGGTTTACAAGAGGTTTTCAACATAGTGCAAGTAGATCTTGTCAGAAGTGGATCTTtataggacggctcagatgaACTAGTTAGGCATAGATCATTATAAGATATGTAGTAATATCGGTTGTAAAATCATCTATGTAATCTTTCTATagttgtaatatcataataaatcagcgttaaaaaacaATGATATAATTATATGGTTCAAAAGTTATTTACGATTTGCTTAAGAAAAATAGATGGAACAAATAAAGCATATCAGTGGTGGGCCTGGTGGCCCCAAGT is a genomic window containing:
- the LOC108809585 gene encoding protein PIN-LIKES 5; its protein translation is MGFWSLLEVASMPVIQVLIISVVGAFLATDRCKLFPVEARSSMNKVVFVLFAPALMFANLAQTVTLEDMISWWFMPVNMGLTFLIGGILGWIVVKILKPPPYLEGLIVATCSTGNMGNLPIILVPAICDEDKSPFGNRSVCRTVGLSYASFSMALGGFYIWTYTFRLIKGSAMKFKDIEESEKTAIKSSNSDLEADHETRLLGAPEEKLVKQETGFWRKGVDFLHEILEELRAPPTVGAIIGFIFGAVTWLRKLIIGDDAPLRIVQATAKLLGDGTIPCMTIILGGNLIQGLRSSAVKPVVVLGIVCVRYILLPIIGIGIVKSAESFGFLPADPLFQYVLMLQFTLPPAMNIGTMTQLYNVGQDECSVLMLWTYLVAILALTVWSTIFLHLLV